Proteins co-encoded in one Prunus persica cultivar Lovell chromosome G6, Prunus_persica_NCBIv2, whole genome shotgun sequence genomic window:
- the LOC18772614 gene encoding zinc-finger homeodomain protein 1, with translation MEFEDQEEHDEEMEMAASYDSLGNSAGGVRVKMSSSGPEGVAAIAAAAAGSQQQQQQQQQQQQQRKGASRYRECLKNHAVGIGGHALDGCGEFMPAGAEGTLDALKCAACNCHRNFHRKEGDSGGLALMTPDPYGQLVPLHGQHNHPQFSPYYRTPAGYLQLAPHHRPLALPSTSGGGGTHSRGEEQEDDVSNPSGGGGGGGDLGMGGGLHGTASSGKKRFRTKFTAEQKERMLTLAETLGWRIQKQDEPAIQQFCNETGVKRHVLKVWMHNNKHTLGPSNDEPNPS, from the coding sequence ATGGAGTTCGAGGATCAAGAGGAGCACGACGAAGAGATGGAGATGGCGGCGAGTTACGACTCGCTCGGAAACTCAGCGGGTGGCGTCCGGGTCAAAATGTCGAGTTCTGGACCCGAGGGCGTGGCAGCAAtagcggcggcggcggcgggttctcagcagcagcagcagcagcaacaacagcaacagcagcagaGGAAGGGCGCCTCGAGGTACAGAGAGTGCCTGAAGAACCACGCGGTCGGGATTGGAGGCCACGCGCTCGACGGCTGCGGCGAGTTCATGCCGGCCGGTGCCGAGGGCACGCTCGACGCGCTAAAATGCGCAGCCTGCAACTGCCACCGCAACTTCCACCGCAAGGAGGGCGACTCGGGCGGGCTCGCGCTCATGACCCCAGACCCGTACGGGCAGCTGGTGCCGCTCCACGGGCAGCACAACCACCCGCAGTTCTCGCCGTACTACCGGACGCCAGCAGGGTACCTCCAGTTGGCGCCGCACCACAGGCCTCTGGCCCTGCCGTCGACGTCGGGAGGGGGCGGGACCCACAGCAGGGGGGAGGAGCAGGAGGACGACGTGTCGAATCCTAGCGGAGGGGGCGGCGGCGGAGGGGATTTGGGAATGGGAGGGGGTTTACATGGGACGGCGTCTTCCGGGAAGAAGAGGTTCAGGACGAAGTTTACGGCGGAGCAGAAGGAGAGGATGTTGACTTTGGCGGAGACGCTGGGGTGGAGGATTCAGAAGCAGGACGAGCCGGCGATTCAGCAGTTCTGCAACGAGACTGGAGTGAAGCGTCACGTCCTCAAGGTTTGGATGCATAACAACAAGCACACTCTGG